A genomic stretch from Chitinophaga agri includes:
- the pfkA gene encoding 6-phosphofructokinase, with the protein MKKVSNIAVLTSGGDAPGMNAAVRAVVRTGIYHQLNVYGVMYGYRGMLKNEIFPLESKSVANIIQRGGTILKTARCKEFYEAEGRAQAYENLKKHNIDGIVVIGGDGSFNGAYKMSKEFDIPCIGLPGTIDKDIAGTDFTIGFDTAVNTAVDAIDKIRDTADAHDRLFVIEVMGRDAGYIALHSGISTGAEHIMTPEHLIDVQDIIEDLQTNERRRKLVNIIVVAEGSIAGGAEEVARMVKTSCPQLDTRVTILGHIQRGGSPTCQDRILASRMGYAAVEALLNGTSNVMVGIVNNKIQYTPLEQAIKAKEHLDPEWLKMVKILAS; encoded by the coding sequence GGTGGCGATGCGCCGGGCATGAATGCCGCTGTTCGTGCAGTCGTAAGAACCGGAATTTACCATCAGTTAAATGTGTATGGTGTTATGTATGGCTACAGGGGAATGCTGAAGAACGAGATATTTCCCTTGGAGTCCAAGTCTGTCGCTAATATTATTCAGCGCGGGGGTACTATATTAAAGACTGCCCGTTGCAAGGAATTTTATGAAGCTGAAGGTAGAGCACAAGCCTATGAAAACCTCAAGAAACACAACATTGACGGTATTGTAGTTATTGGAGGCGACGGCTCTTTCAATGGTGCTTACAAGATGAGCAAGGAGTTTGATATTCCATGCATCGGCTTGCCTGGTACTATTGACAAGGATATTGCGGGTACTGATTTCACGATTGGTTTTGACACGGCAGTGAACACAGCTGTAGATGCGATCGACAAGATTCGCGATACCGCTGACGCGCACGACCGTTTATTTGTTATAGAGGTTATGGGACGTGATGCAGGTTATATTGCCCTGCACAGTGGTATTTCTACTGGTGCTGAGCACATCATGACTCCGGAGCACCTGATCGATGTTCAGGACATCATCGAAGACCTCCAGACAAACGAACGCCGCAGAAAACTGGTAAATATTATCGTAGTAGCGGAAGGTTCCATTGCGGGTGGTGCTGAAGAAGTAGCCCGTATGGTAAAAACCAGCTGTCCTCAGCTGGATACGCGCGTAACCATCCTCGGACACATTCAGCGCGGTGGCTCTCCTACCTGTCAGGACCGTATCCTGGCCAGCCGTATGGGGTATGCTGCAGTAGAAGCACTGTTGAACGGTACTTCAAATGTGATGGTAGGTATTGTAAACAACAAAATCCAATATACACCGCTGGAGCAGGCTATCAAGGCTAAAGAACACCTCGATCCGGAGTGGTTAAAGATGGTCAAAATACTTGCGAGTTAA